In Eretmochelys imbricata isolate rEreImb1 chromosome 14, rEreImb1.hap1, whole genome shotgun sequence, a genomic segment contains:
- the LOC144274090 gene encoding LOW QUALITY PROTEIN: olfactory receptor 6N1-like (The sequence of the model RefSeq protein was modified relative to this genomic sequence to represent the inferred CDS: substituted 1 base at 1 genomic stop codon): MADWRNXTAITEFFLLGFGELPDLQILLFLIFLVMYMATVSGNTLIMVLIVADQHLHTPMYFFLGNLSCIETCYTTTILPRMLASLLTGDRTISVSGCITQLYFFGSLAGTECCLLAAMSYDRYLAICKPLHYSTLMNTRFCLHLAAGSWLNGFLALTILVSFLSQLIFCGPNEIDHFYCDAIPLIELSCSDTHQVILMDFILACVFTLPPFLLTLMSYMCIIATILRILSTTRRQKAFSTCSSHLIVVKIFYGTLMIVYLLPKHETLRDLNKVLSLCYTVLTPLVNPLIYSLRNREVKEALSKAVSKCGFHRNVQIHLDNNIA, encoded by the coding sequence ATGGCAGACTGGAGAAACTAAACAGCCATCACagaattcttcctcctgggatttGGGGAGCTCCCTGACctacaaattcttctcttcctgatatTCCTAGTGATGTACATGGCAACCGTGTCCGGGAACACCCTCATCATGGTGCTtattgtggctgatcagcaccttcacacccccatgtacttcttcctggggaatttgtcctgcatagagacctgctacaccacaaccatcctgccccggatgctggccagtctcctgactggggacagaaccatctcagtcagtggctgcatcacacaactgtatttctttgggTCTCTGGCAGGTACGGAATGCTGTCTCCtagcagcgatgtcttatgatcgctatttagcgatatgtaaacCCCTGCATtattcaactcttatgaatacCAGGTTTTGCCTCCATttggctgctggctcctggttAAATGGTTTTTTGGCTCTTACCATCTTGGTCTCattcctatcacagttaatattctgtggcccaaatgaaattgaccatttctattgtgatgcCATTCCACtgatagagctctcctgcagtgacacccaccaGGTCATATTGATGGATTTCATACTAGcctgtgtattcaccctgcctccattcctactaaccctgatgtcctacatgtgcatcatcgccaccatcctgagaatccttTCCACCACcaggaggcaaaaggccttttccacctgctcctctcacctcattgtggtgaaaattttctatggaaccctaatgattgtGTACCTGCTACCGAAACATGAGACACTGAGAGACCTGAACAAAGTGCTCTCTCTTTGCTACACAGTCCTAACTCCCCTggtaaaccccctcatctacagcctgagaaacagagaggtcaaagaAGCCTTGAGCAAAGCagtcagtaaatgtggctttcACAGAAATGTGCAGATACACCTAGATAATAACatagcctga
- the LOC144274089 gene encoding olfactory receptor 6N1-like, with translation MADCRNQTAITEFFLLGFGDLPDLQILLFLMFLVIYMATVVGNTLIVVLVVADQHLHSPMYFFLGNLSCVETCYTSVIVPRMLASLLTGDKTISVSGCIIQLYFFGSLAATECCLLTAMSYDRYLAICKPLHYSTLMNIRFSFQLAAGSWLNGFLGITIFVLFLSQLIFCGPNEIDYFYCDALPLIELSCSDTHQVILVDFILACVFTLPPFLLTLTSYMCIIATILRIPSTTGRQKAFSTCSSHLIVVTIFYGTLIIVYMLPKRDTLRDLNKVLSLCYTVLTPLVNPLIYSLRNREVKEALRKAVSKCGFRKNVQRL, from the coding sequence atggcagactgcagaaaccaaacagccatcactgaattcttcctcctgggattcggggatctccctgacctgcaaattcttctcttcctaatgttcctagtgatctacatggcaaccgtggttgggaacaccctcattgtggtgctcgttgtggctgaccagcatcttcacagccccatgtacttcttcctggggaatttgtcctgcgtagagacctgctacacctcagtCATCGTGCcccggatgctggccagtctcctgactggggacaaaaccatctcagtcagtggctgcatcatacaactgtatttctttggttctctggcagctacagaatgctgtctcctaacagcgatgtcttatgatcgctatttagcgatatgtaaacccctccactattcaactcttatgaatatcaggttttccttccagttggctgctggctcctggttAAATGGTTTTTTGGGTATTACCATCTTTGTcttattcctatcacagttaatattctgtggcccaaatgaaattgactatttctattgtgatgccctcccactgatagagctctcctgcagtgacacccaccaGGTCATATTGGTGGATTTCATACTAGcctgtgtattcaccctgcctccattcctactaaccctgacgtcctacatgtgcatcatcgccaccatcctgagaatcccttccactaccgggaggcaaaaggccttttccacctgctcctctcacctcattgtggtgacaattttctatggaaccctaattattgtctacatgctaccgaaacgtgatacactgagagacctaaacaaagtgctctctctttgctacacggtcctgactcccctggtaaaccccctcatctacagcctgagaaacagagaggtcaaggaagctttgaggaaagcagtcagtaaatgtggctttcgcaaaaacgtgcagagactctga